One window of Cupriavidus oxalaticus genomic DNA carries:
- a CDS encoding xanthine dehydrogenase family protein molybdopterin-binding subunit: MTSSMEPDYPESPRGQGVGARVARKEDARHLHGKGRFVADIAMPDLQEVAFLRSPVAHARLLSVTKPSNHAAAVIVREDMAAASDIVADSAFPSYQPSAQPPLASGKVRFVGEPVAMAFAPTRAEAEDIAEQVAVSFDELPALADVTQARQLAGEVRVHEHWRDNTFLTLTADKNFEARQHEATVVVRRKIDLARQCMVPMEGKAVLAYWDHQFDQLVVYSATQVPHMIRTILAHCLGLEQERVRVISPDVGGAFGYKCVLQQEELCVAWLALTYKRPFRFIEDRREHLTAGANSREHHYDLTAYADARGRLLALDAKIVIDGGAYSVWPFTIGLEPGQAIGNLPGPYAFDGYRCETTCVATNKPGFVPYRGVARTGVCFAMELMIDAIAREVGREPWEVRCENLVPPEAMPYVNVTNKHFDGGDYPANVRKAMEMIGLTAIRARQQAGPRGSTYVGVGFGTYTEQSAHGTSVFAAWGTPVIPGFDSATVRITPDGGLEVRVGVHSHGQGMETTFAQIANEILGIDIARIKVVHGDTGLTPFSTGTYASRSLVMSGGAVSRACKALLPRLLKIGAHMLGQPQDAVAFRDGAVASGNAGTAADIARIANAWYINPHLLPPDVDAQGLEVTMGFKPAVDTGSFTYATHAVAVEVDIDSGHVGILDYVVVEDCGTMINPMVVEGQTYGGVAQGIGTAMFEAMHYDGNGQPLASTLADYMLPGPTEIPSIRIHHFETPSPHTEFGAKGMGEGGAIAPPAAIFNAVNDALRDFGVELKETPLTPRKILEALEAAEADAHNRKAA, from the coding sequence ATGACATCGTCGATGGAACCGGATTACCCGGAAAGCCCGCGCGGCCAGGGGGTCGGCGCCCGCGTGGCGCGCAAGGAGGACGCGCGGCACCTGCACGGCAAGGGCCGCTTCGTCGCGGATATCGCCATGCCGGACCTGCAGGAAGTGGCGTTCCTGCGCAGCCCGGTGGCGCACGCCCGGCTGCTGTCGGTGACCAAGCCGTCCAATCACGCCGCCGCGGTGATCGTGCGTGAAGACATGGCGGCGGCCAGCGACATCGTTGCCGACTCGGCCTTTCCGTCCTACCAGCCCTCGGCGCAGCCACCGCTGGCCAGCGGCAAGGTGCGCTTCGTCGGCGAGCCGGTGGCGATGGCGTTCGCACCTACGCGCGCCGAGGCCGAAGACATTGCCGAGCAGGTTGCCGTGTCGTTCGACGAACTGCCCGCGCTGGCCGACGTGACCCAGGCGCGCCAGCTCGCCGGCGAGGTGCGCGTGCACGAGCACTGGCGCGACAACACCTTCCTGACGCTGACCGCCGACAAGAACTTCGAGGCGCGCCAGCACGAGGCCACGGTCGTGGTGCGCCGCAAGATCGACCTGGCGCGCCAGTGCATGGTGCCGATGGAAGGCAAGGCGGTGCTGGCCTACTGGGACCACCAGTTCGACCAGTTGGTGGTCTATAGCGCGACGCAGGTGCCGCACATGATCCGCACGATCCTGGCGCATTGCCTGGGACTGGAGCAGGAGCGCGTGCGGGTGATCTCGCCCGACGTGGGCGGCGCCTTCGGCTACAAGTGCGTGCTGCAGCAGGAAGAGCTGTGCGTCGCGTGGCTGGCGCTGACGTACAAGCGCCCGTTCCGCTTTATCGAGGACCGGCGCGAGCACCTGACCGCCGGCGCGAACTCGCGCGAGCATCACTACGACCTGACCGCGTATGCCGATGCGCGCGGCCGCCTGCTGGCCCTCGATGCGAAGATCGTGATCGATGGCGGCGCCTATTCGGTGTGGCCGTTCACCATCGGGCTGGAGCCCGGGCAGGCGATTGGCAACCTGCCGGGACCGTACGCCTTTGACGGCTACCGTTGCGAGACCACTTGCGTGGCGACGAACAAGCCGGGCTTCGTGCCCTATCGCGGCGTGGCGCGCACCGGCGTCTGCTTTGCGATGGAACTGATGATCGACGCCATCGCCCGCGAAGTGGGACGCGAACCGTGGGAGGTGCGCTGCGAAAACCTGGTGCCGCCCGAAGCGATGCCTTATGTCAACGTCACCAACAAGCATTTCGACGGCGGCGATTACCCGGCCAACGTACGCAAGGCCATGGAGATGATCGGCCTGACCGCGATCCGCGCGCGCCAGCAGGCGGGGCCGCGGGGCAGCACCTATGTCGGCGTGGGTTTCGGCACCTACACCGAGCAATCGGCGCACGGCACCTCGGTGTTTGCCGCGTGGGGCACGCCGGTGATCCCGGGCTTCGATTCGGCGACGGTACGCATCACGCCGGACGGCGGGCTGGAGGTGCGCGTGGGCGTGCATTCGCACGGGCAGGGCATGGAGACCACCTTCGCGCAGATCGCCAACGAGATCCTTGGCATCGATATCGCGCGGATCAAGGTGGTGCACGGCGATACCGGCCTGACGCCATTCTCGACGGGCACATATGCGTCGCGCTCGCTGGTGATGTCGGGCGGTGCGGTGTCGCGCGCATGCAAGGCGCTGCTGCCCCGCCTGCTGAAGATCGGCGCGCACATGCTCGGCCAGCCGCAGGATGCCGTGGCGTTCCGTGATGGCGCCGTGGCGTCCGGGAACGCGGGCACCGCAGCCGATATCGCGCGCATCGCCAACGCCTGGTACATCAACCCGCATTTGCTGCCGCCGGACGTCGACGCACAAGGTCTTGAAGTGACGATGGGCTTCAAGCCGGCCGTCGACACCGGCAGCTTCACCTACGCCACGCATGCCGTGGCAGTGGAAGTCGATATTGATTCCGGCCATGTCGGGATCCTCGACTACGTCGTGGTGGAGGACTGCGGCACCATGATCAACCCGATGGTGGTGGAAGGGCAGACCTACGGCGGCGTGGCGCAGGGCATCGGCACCGCGATGTTCGAAGCCATGCACTACGACGGCAACGGCCAGCCGCTGGCATCGACGCTGGCCGACTACATGCTGCCGGGGCCGACCGAGATTCCGTCGATCCGCATCCATCATTTCGAGACGCCGTCGCCGCATACGGAGTTCGGCGCCAAGGGCATGGGCGAGGGCGGGGCGATCGCGCCGCCGGCGGCCATCTTCAATGCCGTCAACGACGCGCTGCGCGATTTCGGCGTTGAACTGAAGGAGACGCCGCTGACGCCGCGCAAGATCCTGGAAGCGCTGGAAGCGGCCGAGGCCGATGCGCATAACCGGAAGGCAGCCTGA
- a CDS encoding MFS transporter, whose product MTISLTRAKTRAETRAPASGMTAEERKVILASSFGALMEWYDFYIYAALAVYFGALFFPPGNETAAFLASLATFGAGFLIRPVGALLFGRLGDLIGRKYTFLVTILLMGVATVGVGVLPTYGQIGITATVLLVLLRLLQGLALGGEVGGAVTYVAEHSPTSKRGLYTSSLQTTATLGLLSSLFVVYLLKTFLTEAEFRAWGWRIPFIVSLVMLVISVYIRGKLHESPVFARMKAGNATSKSPIRESFTQWQNLKSVLLLFVVAAGLGAIFGTGHFYSMFFLNKTLHVPIETVHKLIAIALVVATPCYLFFGWLSDRIGRKYIMMAACLLAALCTQPVFKGLTHYANPALEQFQRQGTVQVTAGDCKARLFGEPVSACDKIRGYLTDLGVGYTFVPASDPAQAEVRIGERTLQGFDRAGIKGALIEAGWPERADPASMNTPMVFMLLLVPILFLAMVYGPMAAFMVELFPARVRYTSLSLPFHLGAGWVGGMLSFVVTAMNVSSGDVYFGLWYPVVIAGLAFVIGMVFVPETRGRDLST is encoded by the coding sequence ATGACGATCAGCCTGACCCGCGCCAAAACACGCGCCGAAACGCGCGCCCCCGCCTCCGGCATGACCGCCGAAGAACGCAAGGTCATCCTTGCCTCATCCTTCGGCGCCCTGATGGAGTGGTACGACTTTTACATCTACGCGGCGCTGGCGGTGTACTTCGGCGCACTGTTCTTTCCGCCGGGCAATGAAACGGCCGCCTTCCTGGCCAGCCTGGCCACCTTCGGCGCCGGCTTCCTGATCCGGCCGGTGGGGGCGCTGCTGTTCGGCCGCCTGGGCGACCTGATCGGCCGCAAGTACACCTTCCTGGTCACCATCCTGCTGATGGGCGTGGCCACGGTGGGCGTGGGCGTGCTGCCGACGTACGGGCAGATCGGCATCACTGCCACGGTGCTGCTGGTACTGCTGCGCTTGCTGCAGGGCCTGGCGCTTGGCGGGGAAGTGGGCGGAGCGGTCACCTACGTCGCCGAGCACTCGCCAACAAGCAAGCGGGGCCTCTACACCAGCTCGCTGCAGACCACCGCCACGCTGGGGCTGCTGTCCTCGCTTTTCGTGGTCTACCTGCTCAAGACCTTCCTGACCGAGGCGGAGTTCCGCGCATGGGGCTGGCGTATCCCGTTTATCGTGTCGCTGGTGATGCTGGTGATCTCGGTCTATATCCGCGGCAAGCTGCATGAATCGCCTGTGTTCGCGCGCATGAAGGCGGGCAACGCCACCTCGAAGTCACCGATCCGCGAAAGTTTCACACAGTGGCAGAACCTGAAGTCGGTGCTGCTGCTGTTCGTGGTAGCCGCCGGGCTCGGCGCGATCTTCGGCACCGGCCACTTCTACAGCATGTTCTTCCTCAACAAGACGCTGCACGTGCCCATCGAAACCGTGCACAAGCTGATCGCGATCGCACTGGTGGTGGCCACGCCCTGCTACCTGTTCTTCGGCTGGCTGTCGGACCGCATCGGCCGCAAGTACATCATGATGGCGGCATGCCTGCTGGCTGCGCTGTGCACCCAGCCGGTGTTCAAGGGACTGACTCACTACGCCAATCCGGCGCTGGAGCAGTTCCAGCGGCAAGGCACGGTGCAGGTGACCGCCGGCGACTGCAAGGCGCGCCTGTTCGGCGAGCCGGTGTCGGCCTGCGACAAGATCCGCGGCTACCTGACCGACCTGGGCGTGGGCTACACCTTCGTGCCTGCCAGCGATCCGGCACAGGCGGAAGTGCGGATCGGCGAGCGCACGCTGCAGGGCTTCGACCGCGCCGGCATCAAGGGCGCGCTGATCGAGGCCGGCTGGCCGGAGCGCGCCGATCCCGCCAGCATGAATACGCCGATGGTGTTCATGCTGCTGCTGGTGCCGATCCTGTTCCTGGCCATGGTCTATGGTCCGATGGCCGCCTTCATGGTCGAGCTGTTCCCGGCCAGGGTGCGCTACACCTCGCTGTCGCTGCCCTTCCACCTTGGTGCGGGCTGGGTCGGCGGCATGCTGTCGTTCGTGGTCACGGCGATGAACGTGTCCAGCGGCGACGTGTACTTTGGCCTGTGGTATCCGGTGGTCATCGCCGGACTCGCCTTCGTCATCGGCATGGTGTTCGTGCCAGAGACGCGAGGCCGTGACCTGTCCACCTGA
- a CDS encoding maleate cis-trans isomerase family protein gives MQKVFRIGQIVPSSNTTMEAEIPAMLMARQQIRPERFTFHSSRMRMKKVVKEELAAMDAESDRCAVELSDARVDVLGYACLVAIMAMGRGYHRQSEQRLKAHTTANGGDAPVITSAGALVDALKVMGAKRIAVVAPYMKPLTELVVDYIRNEGYEVVDYRALEIPDNLEVARHDPARLPGIVAQMNARDADVIVLSACVQMPSLPAVAKVEAMTGKPVLTAAIATTYAMLRALDLEPVVPGAGALLSGAY, from the coding sequence ATGCAAAAAGTCTTTCGTATCGGCCAGATCGTCCCCAGCTCGAACACGACGATGGAAGCCGAAATCCCCGCCATGCTGATGGCGCGCCAGCAGATCCGCCCGGAACGCTTCACCTTCCATTCAAGCCGCATGCGGATGAAGAAGGTGGTCAAGGAAGAACTGGCGGCAATGGATGCCGAATCCGACCGCTGCGCGGTGGAACTGAGCGATGCCCGCGTTGACGTGCTCGGCTACGCCTGCCTGGTCGCGATCATGGCGATGGGCCGTGGCTACCACCGGCAATCCGAACAGCGACTGAAGGCACATACCACCGCGAACGGCGGCGACGCGCCAGTCATCACCAGTGCCGGCGCGCTGGTGGATGCGCTGAAGGTGATGGGCGCGAAGCGCATTGCGGTGGTCGCGCCCTACATGAAGCCGCTGACCGAACTGGTCGTGGACTACATCCGCAACGAGGGTTATGAAGTCGTGGACTATCGCGCGCTGGAAATCCCCGACAACCTGGAAGTCGCCCGGCACGATCCCGCGCGGCTGCCGGGCATCGTCGCGCAGATGAACGCGCGGGATGCCGACGTGATCGTGCTGTCTGCCTGCGTGCAGATGCCGTCGCTGCCGGCCGTGGCGAAGGTCGAGGCGATGACCGGCAAGCCGGTGCTGACCGCCGCCATTGCCACCACCTACGCGATGCTGCGTGCGCTCGACCTCGAGCCGGTCGTGCCGGGCGCGGGTGCGCTGCTGTCCGGCGCATACTGA
- a CDS encoding amidohydrolase family protein — MTNVKKIALEEHFMTPGFQAYSKGFTQHIDPAVFAGLGRRLADFDEERLAEMDRCGIDITVLSQTGPGVQGEADTGLALARARESNDFLAAQIARHPTRYAGFAALPMQDPGQAAAELERAVLQLGFKGSLVNGHTHGRYYDDPAYDAFWERMQALDVPMYLHPTDAFVSPQVLAGHPELAGAAWGWGVETASHALRLLFSGVFDRFPRLKLILGHMGEGLPYQRWRFDSRFAVYSHGVKLERAPSEYIGRNIVITTSGVCSHGALMGAIAELGPEAVMFSVDYPYESTEVAARFIDSAPLDGTTRALVCHGNAQRLLKL, encoded by the coding sequence ATGACCAACGTGAAGAAGATCGCCCTGGAAGAGCATTTCATGACCCCCGGCTTCCAGGCTTATTCCAAAGGGTTCACACAGCATATCGATCCGGCGGTGTTCGCCGGGCTTGGCCGCCGCCTTGCCGATTTCGACGAGGAGCGGCTTGCCGAGATGGACCGGTGCGGCATCGACATCACCGTGCTGTCGCAAACCGGACCCGGCGTGCAGGGCGAAGCCGATACCGGACTGGCGCTGGCACGGGCGCGCGAAAGCAATGACTTCCTGGCGGCGCAGATCGCCCGCCATCCGACGCGCTATGCCGGCTTTGCCGCGCTGCCGATGCAGGATCCCGGACAGGCAGCGGCCGAGCTGGAGCGCGCCGTGCTGCAGCTCGGCTTCAAGGGCTCGCTGGTGAACGGCCATACGCATGGCCGCTATTACGACGACCCGGCGTATGACGCGTTCTGGGAACGCATGCAGGCGCTGGACGTGCCGATGTACCTGCATCCGACCGATGCCTTCGTGTCGCCGCAAGTGCTCGCCGGCCATCCGGAGCTGGCCGGGGCCGCGTGGGGGTGGGGTGTGGAAACCGCCTCGCACGCGCTGCGGCTGTTGTTCAGCGGCGTGTTCGACCGGTTCCCGCGCCTCAAGCTGATCCTCGGCCATATGGGCGAGGGCCTGCCTTACCAGCGCTGGCGTTTCGACAGCCGCTTCGCGGTCTATTCACACGGCGTCAAGCTGGAGCGCGCGCCGTCCGAGTACATCGGCCGCAATATCGTCATCACCACCTCGGGTGTGTGCTCGCACGGCGCGCTGATGGGCGCCATCGCCGAACTGGGACCCGAGGCGGTGATGTTCTCGGTCGACTATCCCTATGAATCCACCGAAGTGGCTGCGCGGTTCATCGACAGCGCGCCGCTCGACGGCACCACGCGCGCACTGGTCTGCCACGGCAACGCGCAACGCCTGCTCAAGCTCTGA
- a CDS encoding alpha/beta fold hydrolase produces MSTFQYGGQVHANGIRQHYLRYGGNEGGRAEHDAVVIVPGITSPAITWGFVGEQFGTRFDTYILDVRGRGLSSAEPGLDYGLDAQARDVVAFAEALGLRRYSVVGHSMGARIGLRAAAGKPHGLARLVMVDPPVSGPGRRPYPSQLPWYVDSIRLSREGTDLEGMRRFCPTWTDAQLRLRAEWLHTCNADAVVRSFEDFHRDDIHADMPRVGVPTLLMTAGRGDVVRPEDVAEIRTLLPGVLVSHVANAGHMIPWDDEAGFYAALDDFLGAPLAQSASKEPTCR; encoded by the coding sequence ATGAGTACCTTCCAGTACGGAGGCCAGGTTCATGCCAATGGCATCCGCCAGCATTACCTGCGCTACGGCGGCAATGAGGGCGGGCGTGCCGAGCACGACGCGGTCGTTATCGTGCCGGGGATCACCAGCCCCGCGATCACGTGGGGCTTTGTCGGCGAGCAGTTCGGCACGCGCTTTGACACCTACATCCTCGACGTGCGCGGCCGCGGGCTGTCGTCGGCGGAGCCGGGGCTCGACTATGGCCTCGATGCGCAGGCGCGCGACGTCGTCGCCTTTGCCGAAGCGCTGGGCCTGCGACGCTACAGCGTGGTCGGCCATTCGATGGGCGCTCGGATCGGCCTGCGTGCCGCGGCGGGAAAGCCGCACGGGCTGGCGCGGCTGGTGATGGTCGACCCGCCTGTCTCGGGCCCCGGGCGTCGCCCATATCCTTCGCAACTGCCGTGGTACGTCGATTCGATCCGGCTGTCCCGGGAAGGCACCGATCTGGAAGGCATGCGCCGCTTCTGCCCGACCTGGACCGACGCGCAACTGCGCCTGCGCGCCGAATGGCTGCACACCTGCAACGCAGACGCGGTGGTGCGCAGCTTCGAGGACTTCCACCGTGACGACATCCACGCCGACATGCCGCGGGTCGGGGTGCCCACGCTGTTGATGACCGCGGGCCGTGGCGACGTGGTGCGGCCCGAAGACGTCGCGGAAATCCGCACCCTGCTGCCCGGCGTGCTGGTGAGCCACGTCGCCAATGCCGGCCACATGATCCCGTGGGACGACGAAGCGGGCTTTTACGCGGCGCTAGATGATTTTCTCGGCGCGCCGCTGGCGCAATCAGCGAGCAAGGAGCCGACATGCCGGTAA
- a CDS encoding N-carbamoylsarcosine amidohydrolase has product MHKEIGAYQRQGFGNALEMDGPFGLLIVDFVNGFADPAVFGGGNIRDAIASTVPLLAVARREGWPVAHSRIVYADDGADHNVFSMKVPNMLTLKERAFNSAIVAELAPQPGELVVRKTVPSAFFGTSLAAWLTQRGVRTLVVAGAVTSGCVRASVVDAMQYGFRPLVLSDCVGDRALGPHEANLFDMAQKYATVATRAEGLAAIGVRE; this is encoded by the coding sequence ATGCACAAGGAAATCGGCGCGTACCAGCGCCAGGGCTTCGGCAATGCGCTGGAGATGGATGGGCCCTTCGGGCTGCTGATCGTGGACTTCGTCAATGGCTTTGCCGATCCGGCGGTCTTCGGCGGCGGCAATATCCGCGACGCCATCGCCAGCACCGTGCCGCTGCTCGCGGTGGCGCGGCGCGAAGGCTGGCCGGTCGCGCACAGCCGCATCGTCTATGCCGACGATGGTGCCGACCACAACGTCTTCTCGATGAAGGTGCCGAACATGCTGACGCTGAAGGAGCGTGCCTTCAACAGCGCCATCGTGGCGGAACTGGCGCCGCAGCCGGGCGAACTGGTGGTGCGCAAGACTGTGCCGTCGGCGTTCTTCGGCACGTCGCTGGCGGCGTGGCTGACGCAGCGCGGCGTGCGCACGCTGGTGGTGGCCGGCGCCGTGACCAGCGGGTGCGTGCGCGCCAGCGTGGTCGATGCGATGCAGTACGGCTTCCGCCCGCTCGTGCTGTCCGACTGCGTGGGCGACCGCGCGCTGGGGCCGCATGAGGCCAACCTGTTCGACATGGCGCAGAAGTACGCAACCGTCGCCACGCGTGCCGAGGGGCTTGCCGCCATCGGCGTGCGGGAATAG
- a CDS encoding ABC transporter substrate-binding protein, translating into MSTSRILRTLAASSALLGLAQATPALADASGVKIGVITDMSGSYADLSGKGSVVAAQMAVEEFGGKALGKPVTVLSADHQNKADIASSLARRWFDTDGVDMVIDFPNSSTALAVQEVARQKQKIDIVSTGGAMALTNQNCSPTGFHWAWDTYSVSYPLVRRLIDQGRNSWYYITVDYAFGQSLEADFRKAVDAGGGKNVGSTRHPLNASDFSSPVVAASASRAKVVVLANAGNDMINGVKAAGEFGLIKAGQTVITPSTFITDIKSLGLPAAQGLTYVDPFRLDLDAKSKDFVERYYKRHKAYPTHGQIGVYSGVLHYLKAVEAAKTVEGPAVADKMRALPVNDAFVRNGKVRIDGRMVHDMYLAQAKTPAESKGPWDLVKYIGTIPGDEAFRPLSASECPLVKK; encoded by the coding sequence ATGTCCACCTCTCGCATCCTCCGCACCCTTGCCGCGTCATCCGCCCTGCTCGGCCTGGCGCAGGCCACGCCCGCCCTGGCCGACGCCAGCGGCGTGAAGATCGGCGTCATCACCGATATGTCCGGCTCCTATGCCGACCTGTCCGGCAAGGGCTCGGTCGTCGCCGCCCAGATGGCCGTCGAGGAGTTCGGCGGCAAGGCGCTGGGCAAGCCCGTCACGGTGCTGTCCGCCGATCACCAGAACAAGGCCGATATCGCCTCGTCGCTGGCGCGTCGATGGTTCGATACCGACGGCGTCGACATGGTGATCGACTTCCCCAACTCATCGACGGCGCTGGCGGTGCAGGAAGTCGCGCGCCAGAAGCAGAAGATCGACATCGTCTCCACCGGCGGCGCCATGGCGCTGACCAACCAGAACTGCTCGCCCACGGGGTTCCACTGGGCCTGGGACACTTACTCGGTGTCGTATCCGCTGGTCCGGCGCCTGATCGACCAGGGCCGCAACAGCTGGTACTACATCACGGTGGACTACGCCTTTGGCCAGTCGCTGGAAGCCGATTTCCGCAAGGCGGTGGATGCCGGCGGCGGCAAGAACGTGGGCAGCACGCGCCATCCGCTCAATGCCAGCGACTTCAGCAGCCCGGTGGTCGCGGCCTCGGCGTCCAGGGCCAAGGTAGTGGTGCTGGCCAATGCCGGCAATGACATGATCAACGGCGTCAAGGCCGCCGGCGAGTTCGGCCTGATCAAGGCGGGCCAGACGGTCATCACGCCGTCCACCTTCATCACCGATATCAAGAGCCTGGGCCTGCCCGCCGCGCAGGGCCTGACCTATGTCGATCCGTTCAGGCTCGACCTCGACGCGAAGTCGAAGGACTTCGTCGAGCGCTACTACAAGCGCCACAAGGCGTATCCCACGCACGGCCAGATCGGCGTCTATTCCGGCGTGCTGCACTACCTGAAGGCCGTGGAAGCCGCCAAGACCGTCGAGGGCCCCGCGGTGGCGGACAAGATGCGCGCGCTGCCCGTCAACGACGCCTTCGTGCGCAATGGCAAGGTCCGGATCGATGGCCGCATGGTGCACGACATGTACCTGGCCCAGGCCAAGACGCCGGCGGAATCGAAAGGCCCGTGGGACCTGGTCAAGTACATCGGCACGATCCCCGGCGACGAGGCCTTCCGCCCCCTCTCCGCCAGCGAATGCCCGCTGGTCAAGAAGTGA
- a CDS encoding FAD binding domain-containing protein, whose translation MKAVAFSYHAPGSLPEALSRLRAGTDVSKAMGGGQSLGPMLNLRLTRPDTVVDVSALRELRDVTATADGIRIGACVTHAQIEDGVFEPLRGTMLQAVAGGIAYRAIRNRGTVGGSLAHADPAADWVVAMTALGAHIEIASAAGTRAVPMESFMLGAYTTVLADGELIAAVRVPPKTAHTRWGYQKLCRKTGEFAEASCAAYFDASRRFARVVLGALDGPPMVLPGLTRAVAAQGAAALTADAVAEAVAQAAPGKDAIDRKLYRTVVTRCVAQLLN comes from the coding sequence ATGAAAGCCGTTGCATTCTCCTACCACGCACCCGGCTCGCTGCCGGAGGCGCTGTCCCGGCTGCGCGCGGGCACCGATGTATCCAAGGCCATGGGCGGCGGGCAATCGCTCGGGCCGATGCTGAACCTGCGCCTGACCCGGCCCGATACGGTGGTCGACGTGTCGGCGCTGCGCGAACTCCGCGACGTGACCGCAACCGCCGACGGCATCCGCATCGGCGCCTGCGTGACCCACGCGCAGATCGAGGACGGCGTGTTCGAGCCGCTGCGCGGCACCATGCTGCAGGCCGTTGCCGGCGGCATCGCCTATCGGGCGATCCGCAACCGCGGCACCGTTGGCGGCAGCCTCGCGCATGCGGACCCTGCGGCCGACTGGGTCGTGGCCATGACCGCGCTGGGCGCTCATATCGAGATCGCGTCCGCCGCCGGCACGCGCGCAGTGCCGATGGAGTCGTTCATGCTCGGCGCCTACACCACGGTGCTGGCCGACGGCGAACTGATCGCCGCGGTGCGGGTGCCGCCGAAGACCGCGCACACCCGCTGGGGCTACCAGAAGCTGTGCCGCAAGACCGGCGAATTCGCCGAGGCCAGCTGCGCCGCGTACTTCGACGCCAGCCGCCGCTTTGCCCGCGTCGTGCTCGGCGCGCTGGACGGCCCGCCCATGGTGCTGCCCGGCCTGACGCGCGCCGTTGCGGCGCAGGGCGCGGCCGCCCTGACGGCTGACGCCGTGGCCGAAGCCGTCGCGCAAGCCGCGCCGGGCAAGGACGCCATCGACCGCAAGCTGTACCGAACCGTCGTGACGCGCTGCGTCGCGCAACTGCTGAACTGA
- a CDS encoding 2,5-dihydroxypyridine 5,6-dioxygenase — MPVSDHQMIEAWRKVLRLSRLEPGQTVTILTSAATYPQTLSTALTATQSMGAIVNRLDLPPVNGEKALSRDALAYLGTTPLTGNPAAIAALKASDLVLDLMTLLFSPEQHEILQGGTKILLAVEPPEVLARMVPCEADRERVKAASQRLASAQEMHVVSPAGTDLRCPLGEFPAISEYGFVDEPGRWDHWPSGFALTWPNEGAAHGTIVLDKGDILLPQKTYVTEPIRLTVEAGFATRIEGGLHAELLSEYMASFNDPEAYAISHIGWGLQPRAHWSTLGLYDREATIGMDARAFEGNFLFSLGPNNEAGGHRTTACHIDIPVRRCTVRLDGVDVVTAGKVTDGFRYPEDKS, encoded by the coding sequence ATGCCGGTAAGTGACCACCAGATGATCGAGGCCTGGCGCAAGGTGCTGCGGCTGTCCCGGCTGGAGCCGGGACAGACCGTCACCATCCTGACCAGCGCCGCCACCTACCCGCAGACGCTGTCCACGGCGCTTACCGCCACGCAGTCGATGGGCGCCATCGTCAACCGGCTTGACTTGCCGCCCGTCAACGGCGAAAAGGCGCTGAGCCGCGATGCGCTCGCCTACCTCGGCACCACGCCTTTGACCGGCAACCCGGCCGCCATCGCCGCGCTGAAGGCGAGCGACCTGGTGCTGGACCTGATGACGCTGCTGTTCTCGCCCGAGCAGCACGAGATCCTGCAGGGCGGCACCAAAATCCTGCTGGCCGTCGAGCCGCCCGAGGTGCTGGCCCGCATGGTGCCCTGCGAGGCCGATCGCGAACGGGTGAAGGCGGCCTCGCAGCGGCTGGCAAGCGCGCAGGAAATGCACGTCGTCTCGCCCGCCGGCACCGACCTGCGCTGCCCGCTGGGTGAATTCCCTGCCATCAGCGAGTACGGCTTTGTCGACGAGCCCGGACGCTGGGACCATTGGCCCAGCGGCTTCGCGCTCACCTGGCCGAACGAAGGCGCCGCCCACGGCACCATCGTGCTGGACAAAGGCGACATCCTGCTGCCGCAGAAGACCTACGTCACCGAACCGATCCGCCTGACGGTCGAAGCGGGCTTTGCGACGCGCATCGAAGGCGGGCTCCATGCCGAGCTGCTGAGCGAGTACATGGCGTCGTTCAATGACCCGGAAGCGTACGCGATCTCGCATATCGGCTGGGGGCTGCAGCCGCGCGCGCACTGGTCGACGCTGGGCCTCTACGACCGCGAGGCCACCATCGGCATGGATGCGCGCGCGTTCGAGGGCAACTTCCTGTTCTCGCTCGGCCCGAACAACGAGGCCGGCGGCCATCGCACCACGGCCTGCCATATCGACATCCCGGTGCGGCGCTGCACCGTGCGCCTGGACGGCGTCGACGTGGTGACGGCGGGCAAGGTGACCGACGGTTTCCGCTACCCGGAGGACAAGTCGTGA